Proteins encoded within one genomic window of Alphaproteobacteria bacterium:
- a CDS encoding RDD family protein codes for MSQLPISNANPSSWAGPAPDPLDHPELYEGIVFRRIFGHLIDLVLIILLIIVFWMIVMFLHVVSFGLLFLPLVVLSPAVTVFYDALQVGGRRSATIGMRTMGLEVRSWLGTRPTMSQAFVRAAVFWGMSYMTAAILMWLVLGFALFNTRRRCLHDYLSGTVVIRTSKSMVLGP; via the coding sequence ATGAGCCAGTTACCGATCAGCAACGCCAATCCGTCGAGTTGGGCGGGGCCAGCGCCCGATCCGCTCGACCACCCCGAGCTTTACGAAGGAATCGTTTTCCGCCGGATCTTCGGCCATCTGATCGATCTTGTTCTCATTATCCTGCTGATCATTGTGTTTTGGATGATCGTCATGTTCCTTCATGTTGTCTCATTCGGGCTCCTGTTCTTGCCCCTTGTCGTCTTGAGCCCGGCGGTGACGGTTTTCTACGACGCGCTGCAAGTCGGTGGGCGACGGTCGGCTACGATCGGGATGCGCACAATGGGGCTCGAGGTGCGGAGCTGGCTCGGCACTCGCCCCACGATGAGCCAAGCCTTCGTGCGCGCCGCCGTTTTCTGGGGCATGTCATATATGACAGCCGCCATCCTCATGTGGCTTGTGCTGGGTTTTGCACTTTTCAATACGCGCCGGCGATGCCTGCATGACTATCTCTCCGGCACAGTCGTGATCCGGACTTCGAAATCGATGGTATTGGGTCCCTAA